Genomic DNA from Hordeum vulgare subsp. vulgare chromosome 2H, MorexV3_pseudomolecules_assembly, whole genome shotgun sequence:
ATGGTAGCATGACCAGGACCAGAAGTCACATTGTTTAGCACTTAGTGGCAGTTGCATGAGGTTTAAGGAATTGATGAATGGCCGGTAACCAAGAAGCCAACAGTCACATTGTTACCATGACGTCAATGTGCTACCTCGACGAGACCTTCCATATGTAGTGTTGTGTGAGGGGTATGTTATATCTGCCACTTAGTGATTTGTGATggtttttcctattttttattaattaattGAGCATTTTTTTTTCTTAGTGGATCGATGAAGCAAATCTTTAGCCTCTGTTTCACAAAAAAAAAAATCTACTGAACATGGCAAAGAAACACTGTACGCGGTCACCTCTGGAAATGCAACACGGCTGTTACGCTCCAGTGCATAGTTCTTAGCTCTATCCTAACTCGTTTTGGGGCCAAAAGTCGATCATGTTGACACTTGCATGCTCTTCCACGAGCTGGAATTCCTTGGAGACGCCATTTCTTCTTATTAGTCGGCCTAATTACAACTACTGATCCTACCTGCTCCCTTGGACATGCACGTTGCCCGGCCGCTCCTTTCTCAACCATGGCATCGAACTGAAGGTAGAAAAGGCACACGGATCGTCTAACCAAACCGACTACGTGCAGATGACCAACCTTGTTCCAAATCGCAGGACTCCCAAGACACACGCTGCAGAGGCACTACAAGCTTTCGCACCCTACAAGTACCACGCAACGTGCACCTGCTCCTGTATCACACATCCACAGCTAACCACACCGGCCGACCGCCAGCTAGCTAGCTGCACGTAACAAGAAGAGCAGCATGGCCTCGAGGAACACCGCCCTCGTGTTCCTCCTGGCACTGCTCCTCTCGTGCGTCGCCATGAGCGGCGCGGCGAGAAACCTGCAGGAGCAGGAGATGGCTCCGCCCACGATGGAAGAAGAGCCGTCGTCCGCGCCACACCTGACCGTGCCGGGCCTGCCAGACTACGAGCTGCCGCCAATGCCCAAGTTTGAGCTCCCGCCGTTCCCAGAGATGCACCTCCCGCCGTTCCCGGGAACGCCGTGGAAGCCGGCGGCGCGTACGCCCACCCTTACCGGGTTCTTCTTCCCACAGCCGGAGCCGGAGGCCAATCCATGACGACTTCTTCGTTGTTCGCTCGATACTACATGTATCATGTCGATCAAAAAGATACTATTACATACCCATTTCTTTCCTAAAAAAATATTAAATGTATCATGCCCGTTTGTATAGTGTTGCTCGTCTGGTTGTTGTGCTTGTTTATTTGGGGCAAATAGCTCCCACgccacatttttgatgtgtgttaTCTCTCATGCGACGGCGTTGATTGTAATGGCTCTCCTACGACATCTTCACGCAAAAAAATAGCTGTCATGCGACACTGCTGCCTAATCGATAGACACATGTTTAAAACTCGAATCAGGTGAGCCCCTACGTAACAAAGCGGGACCCACAGCGTGGGACCCAGTAACTTATCCAGCTCAGCATTGGTACAAGAGCAATACCACGACCTTCCCATCCTGGCCCCGCTCCCCGACCGTTGTCGTTCTTCTTCTCTGACGACGACGGGCAGCAACGCCGTTCGGGGCCGCGACCTAGCAATGTCGAGCTCCGCTTCAGCCTCCCGCCGCTCATGGCCGCGCTATGGCGAAGTGTCCATGACAAGGTGCCCTGCATGTCCACGTATTGCACCCCTGAAGCGGCTAGTCACAACGACCGACAATAATGGCAACcttgtgtcggggggataaccccgcggtaggctcatcaagcctgttccttcatttccgacccaatggacatgaacgcatgaagattcccaaggcccaagtcttctgaccggctaggcatcacctgccggctggaagacgaggcggccacctttctggccggccaggcaacccctgccggctagaatccaggcgacctccccttcagagccggcctggtccagccagccgGACTGAGGAGGAGCCGGCCACACCCAAGCCGGCTGACCAGGCAGGCTAGCCGGCTTGgtcatcacaagtcacatcagatcgtaggtcaagaAGAGACCtctcgattaaaggtagctacgcgtcagcaaaggtacaggatcagggcgcccgacaggtacgagcgtcggcggccacgccgctgacctaccccggctctgatccatcgcctagcatagtgttggaccgtcatactcccactccattactgcactcggcgtggggaatagtggaggcggtcgtactacctgcccatgaagaatcacgCGGGGCGACGctggacgtacagcgcgtgctcagcgtcagccttacgcgacagtcccattggccagccggcgggtcccacaggcaatcgagaccatgcagccggcgggcccctcatcgacaagacaagaccctcgtgggcccctggccagccggcaaagcagccagccgggtcccacgcttgtaccctttatacatattgtaggccgacgggttcgtctataaaaccccccggtcgccccccatgcaAAAGGCCGATCactcaccagtcattcaacactacacactcaccaacccacaGAGGGAGAGAGGTtgcgacgagccggctgctcccctcttcctcctcccagcacagctccaggagcgacattgtactttgttcctatacatcaaacacaccagcaggattaggggtattatctctacggagagccctgaacctgggtacatcgtgtaccaacctcgttcccagcgcccacctttgtcccttcggttctcaccgactttagcctacctatggcatatgttgtgagtattcaccgacatttggcgcccaccgtggggccgatcgcggcatcggctggctttacgcgttgggcggggccccgcacctacaccaccggatgcatcgcgtccggattagtctgcatgcccgtggagcccggttTCAAtgaggcaacacccatgatgatccACGTcctcgtccgccatgcggattcatacgaagattctgatgacgaggtgctccctagcgtcgtcgtcgctgcttccgccgccaccgcctcgcgatgacggtcctcaccctgacgactatcctcatcaattcggagcgttcgtcgtcttcaccagcgaaggcgacgacaaacaCAACCTGCGCCAAAGACGAcacgaggtaaacgccactgtccccccggttccccagtacatgcattggtctgacaaaccaatcacatggagccggatggaccatcctgcggtgatgcccaacccggggtcatacgcactcgtcctcgaccccaccttcgcctccaaaaggctcacctgtcgattctcccgggtgctggtcgatggcggcagcagcatcaacatcctctacctcgacactctcctcaagctcgggctcaaggagacggacgtcctgccgaccagcactgtcttccatggcatcgtgcctgggcagtcatgctcgcccatcggcaagatcctgctggacgtcctcttcggcgaaaaggcccacttccgccgagagtccatatggttcgaggtagtggacctcagtagcccgtatcacgcgctgctgggaagaccggctctggccaagttcatggctattccgcattacgcctacctgaaaatgaagatgccgggtcccaagggcatcatcactattgttggtgactacaagaagtcgctcgagtgtgcccaagatagaagcCGCCTCGCcggcgccttggtgattgctgaggagaagcggcagatcgaccgactcgtggctcaggctaccgagcagccggcgattccttctcctccgtcccgatCGGCCGgcaagggctctttcaagccggctaaagagaccaagcaggtcccactcgaccgtgccaacccgaagcagtgcgtcaccatcggggctggccgcatccccaaataggaaggcgagctcgtcgacttcctccgtgagaatcgggacatctttgcatggtcccccaaggacatgccgggtgttccgaggaagaacgctgagcacaaacttcacgtgcgaccagaTGCAAagtcggtgaaacaacctttgtgctgcttcgccgaggggaagcggcgcacaatcggagaagagatcacccggctccttgcagccggcttcatcatggaggttttccacccggactggttggcgaacccaatcctggtgctgaagaagaacaacacatggcgaatgtgtatcgactatactagcctgaataaggcctgtccaaaagaccctttcgcgttgcctaggatagatcaagtgatcgactccactgcaggctgcgaactgctatcgtttctggatgcttattcgggctaccatcaaatcaagctggatccagttgatcgcctgaagacctccttcatcacgccctttggggcctactgctacaccaccatgacgttcggtctgacgaacgcaggtgcgacattccaacgttgcatgcagcaatgcctactgccacagattggcaggaacatccacgtctatgtggatgacatcgtcgtcaagacgaagcaacacttcagcctcctcgacgatctgcgggagacattcgccaatctgcgcgaatacaagatccggctcaaccctaaGAAGTGCGTCTTCCGggtcccaggcggcaagctcttgggtttcttcgtgtccgcccgcggcatcaaagcgaaccctgagaagatcagcaccatcgagcggatggtgcggccggctcggatcctcgacgtccagaagttcgccggctgcttggcatccctcagccggttcgtcagccggctgggagagaaggcccttccactctaccagctcatgaagaagacgacgaagttcgagtggaacgaccaggcagacgaagccttccgtgacctcaagcaggtaatctcaagcctgccaatcttggcagccccatctgaaagggaacccatactcgtatacatcgcggcgaccactcgcgtggtcaacgtagtgttggtagttcagcgtaaagaggaaggcaaggccatgccagtgcagcgccctgtctactaccttagcgaggtcttgtccgcctctaagaagAACTACTCTCATTATCAGAaattgtgttatggtgtttaccttgttgcaaagaaattgaaacaatacttccaagagcatgccatcactgtggtgagcactgctccgctttcagagatcatgggtaagCGTGATaccacgggcagaattgccaaatggtccatcgccatggtggACCATAATatccggtacgagcctcgcaccgccatcaaatcacaggtggtggtcggcttcttagtcgactgggctggGACCCAGTTCGATCCACCGCCTCCAGATTCCACGCATTGGCggttgcacttcgacggctcgaagatgcggacagggctgggagccggcatcatcttgacgtctcggaaaggggaccagctcatgtacgctctccagatccatttcgccgcctccaacaacgtcaccgagtacaaagcactggctcatggcctctggcttgccaaggagatcggcatccggcggctcatatgcttcggcgattcagacttggtggtgcagcaggtctctggcgaatgggacgccagggacgccaacatggcgagctaccgcttcctcatccagcagctcagcggccccttcgagggctgtgagttccaccatgttcccgggGCGGAAAATGAAGCGGCCGATACAGTGGTTAAAATCgactccacgagacaggccatcccagccggcgtctccctcgagcaactccacaagccatctatcaagccgtctcctgagccggcatcaatcttcgtaccagCCGACTCAACGatacaagcgccgccggctccgcTAGTTACGCCGGCTGTGGACCCCATGCCGGCTGCACTgacggcaccggctccaaatgcggcaccgactgagtctacggtgcaagcaccgtcggctccaccaactacgccgactTCGGATCCTattccggctccattggtccaaccgactccaaAAGCGGCAACAGCTACAACGACAACCCCAGCTCTatccgggctcgaatcctcccagtgagtggacgtcatggagatagacggtgagccggctgcagtaataacaccaacaagctcgggggctcgccagccgcctgaacggtccacccttatagacggacacatagtgtaccggctgactcctGGTCCCTCTCTAGAgcatgcgggctggctccggtcgctcggttcgcgaggtgacgccaggtcaggtcgaatacatgcaaagtccggctatacttgggacgatcggctcgggctggctcgatcgtaTACACAATCTCCTTTAAGACTCAAGACAGCCTCTGATTGTCGGGAACAACAAAACAGATAAAATTAgagcatgctccatgtttcttcttGCTAAGAGTTTTCActtagtgtacgggctacaccgcgtaccacctcttgctggcttaatcaagctcggaggctacgccccgcggccccttgctggctttaaacaAGCTCCGGGTTCGCCAGCCGCTTGGACGGTCCACCCTTATAGacggacacatagtgtaccggctgactcctGGTCCTTCGTACGAGCTTGCGGGCTCGCTCCGGTCGCCTGGCTTGCgaagtgacgccaggtcaggtcgaatacatgcaaagtccggctatacttgggacgactggctcgagttggctcattcaagccggcctatgattggcttatgtcatattctttatgtcttgatggcttcagataagagaagtcaaccaggaatctaaagacgggatcataagacaacacgcttggtgacgaatataatgctgaatatatacattcacaaaagcattggcccacgacccacgttcgttacatccctccgggggtagaaccaaaaCACGGAATGACACCGGTTACGGGACAGCGGCCTCAGTGGTCGTCTCGGCCGTTGCTCCTAATGCGGTGGCATTaccgcctccggctcctcccgaggtggttgCGCCGTCTCCCCCGCTCAGGCCCCCGGCTCCACCAATCCCGGAGTCAGCATACAGCGCACCACTGGAGGCGGGAGCAGATTCCACAGCCCGGACCGCTTCGTTGGAGCTGccgtcggcgtcatagggctgagggccgtgcagatcttcagcaatcacaccgccatcttcaccccgctccaagtcgAAGTCATCCgaggctgcgtactcggcgacggAGCTGGCTCTCacacggagctcctcctccatgccttgcagctccgcctctgagccgtcgcgctgggcagccagcttgcccaagttcacgttctgataccatgacttggccaagcgcagagccatataagccccagaccgcgctGCAGAGGCACGCCAGGtgtccaggcgctctccacccactgcgagccagcgggcaagccgACTCATGGACGCctggctccacgccctccggccacagggccgtcaccatcgacgaacctgcaacctggagctgagccacaaaCTCGCCCAAGgcatgcaggcgggcccgaaggcccaccccgatctcctccacgctccagccggaggtagtgtctacctcctgcccggctgcTCGGCGgtcctcacggcacacctcaacggcggtgttggctgcgacctgggtctcgggGAAGATATCTGGAGTAACAACAACCAGGATgtaagaacacagcaagaggaggagacgacaaaaagaccaaacacaaaaacaaggaaaagagacccacgctggaaggcgccgtcggtctcatgagagacctcgaggacctctcgctcccgcaccttactcgcatgagtaaggcgggcgatttcctcctggagggtcgcggcaGACTCCACAGCCTTCGCTAGCTGCGTCTGCTTGTGGGTAAGGGCttcatccttctccctcaaggaggCGTCCTTGAGAtccacctccttgaggtgaagcgacacgaggcggtccacgtcggcagagtaggaggcctccttctcgtgcagcgtggcccgcagccgctccaactcgacccggccagccgcctcgagctccttcttctccgcctgaagaaggtccagctgctcttggagccggccgccggcgtCGCGCAGGGCATCATGCTCCGCGGCAACCTCGCCtagccgggcttcaagctcggcaatccggctatcagcccccaggtgctggtcccgTAGCTCGTTGTGCTCCTGTACTTGAGCGTCGCAAAGtgcctgccaaaggggagagaaagggaacaaaattaagattcgacctggttaaaagcctaaccagcccgattctcggggctacacccagtgggtgcgcttgcgcgcccccactgaagaaaaccgTGCAAGGAAAAAGGCCTCCatgagattcggaccggttggcaaaCAACCCAcccaattctcgggggctacacccagtgggtgcgctgtcgcgcccccactgacgccaagagaagagaaaaaagtacaaagaaaaaccaaagaaggcaaggcctacctgggtgcgggcttccaggcgctccatatcgccgcataccacgcgggccgcctgctccaccttcgaccggccgTTGGAAAACAGTGTCACCAGCTCCGGTACACCGGAAAGAACGGTGCCGGCGGGCAGTCGCAGGCggccaagttcgccgcccgccatgtcttcatgggccggctgcCAGCCCGGCCCCCGGcccttggcgcaacagggccgtgctggggaacgacgatggcgccggctcctggtgccggctcgacagTCGGCTCGGGCGCTGTCCCGACCGGTGGTACCTCCCccgcaggaggcggatgagccgcgtctggcgcatccatggtcgcccctggggcatCAGGGGGCGCGTCAGGAGCCGCTTCGGTCCTGGGAGAAtcagggatcgtctccaggtccacctgctccgAGGCTGCCGGTTCAGATggctgggccccttcggtccttggggccggcctagaggcggcctcgctagctggctcctccacacgggcatgtgcgaaggggtcctgtctagccttcgcacgcttctccgccggcctctcgatccggctggggcgaggctgacccacggcggccttcccgcatccgtgtcccaccggcgcttggactctatctcaagctccctctcggcagcatcagctgctgcccagccgacCCGCTCGGCTGTGGAGGAGGTGTCTTcatccacatcctccgcctccctgtcaaaccaagcttctcaggaacaaagctcatctcaAGATGGGGAAGGGaaaagaggaggaaaccataccctgcaactaccgggacctgcctccggccacagccacggcgcctcttggcgccATCTGCTTGCTGCCCGGCTGGAGAACCCGGcgccggtcgcttagaggccggccgggaagctgtggcacccttccccttcttcccggctgcctcgtcagcagcggtcgctccgccccCTTGACGCCGGCCACGCATCAGtagtgggctggtgacctcctccacctcgtcggagtctttctcgaaggctgcatcagaacagaatgaggcttcctcatcaTCGTCCTTCCAGTCTACTACGGcgtgccgcgggtactcaccagacggctcagtcccttccgactccaggggatcttccgagccggcggaggagtctgagcggggctccatcgcaccctcgtcctccatctcggaggcgtcAGACACCTCCACATCAGGAGCaggctgacggagggacccctgcagggtcttgaacatctacaaAAAAGGAATTCAACCAGGCTCAGCAACGCCACCAGcttcaagacaaaacaacagatGAGAATGgagtaaggctaccatcggaggcgggtgagcccggttgaacaaggacatcccccatgtccattccccgccctcatccatgcgggcggtggagatcaggttcactctTCGCGCTATAGcgcccggggtgaacctcttggtggacagccggcatggatcaagccggccgctcatctggcagaccagatgcggccgcctctgcagaggcagaatccggcggaccactatggtggcgagaaggtcgcgaccgaggaggccgctcttccccAAGATAAGGTGTGCgcagataagcgccacctcaggatgcggcctgggagtcttcgcatcccagttccaccgcgtcggaggagcgatggcgaacgggggcatgttgagggcatcctgggccgggtcggcgctcttcacatagaagaaacccttctgccagtgcttgatggagtcttgcagagtcatctgggggaagccggacttcaggtggtgatgcaccaacgcggccccgcacggcgtcatggggcgcggccccttgagcttctccacctcggatttctccatggcgatggattgctgcttgaagaaggaTGGGCTGcaccacagatcgacgcgaggctcgatccccacgaagccctcgcatagGACCATGAAGGCGGCCAGCTACAGTATGGCGTTTGGCGCGAGATGATGCGGCCGTAGGCCAAAGAACTGGAGCCATTCGGCgaaggagctagccgggagcccgaagccccggtagaagtgctcgacgaagaccacaacctctcccgcggcgggtgcGGGAGAAGTCTCGGAGTTAGGAAGgtgcaccgacacttgggaggccgggggcagcagtcgatggtgacgaagcgcatcgatgtgcccctcgtcgacgtcgctgcccagccaagcctccctgcaaggacgcctgctgcgccgatgacttcttcgaggaagatccgccggccatggctgcgggtggcgagagctcgaagcAGTCGACGGAGGTCtcgacaatgaagatgaagaagacgaagggcgtgagctcttcttctcaggatgcaaggaggaggagagcacagagcagggcgagaagagggggcgaatggcctcctcgaaaccctcgcgtcccatttaaacccccacgaagcgtcatggggaggggatccggtgcgcgccgggccccattaatttcgtgtattacgggcggtaatgctcccctaagcccaaccgtcgcggagtaaatccgcagaggatctcccgcgcggaggccgggggggcgtcatggcgggacccagggcccaggcccggtcctgtcagcagtaatcaccatcattacgccaggtggggcctggcacgtggcgttctccgggctagttacgactggaccgaggcgtcgcttcgaagccatccggttccgaagccggcgtccttcgccgcgaacaacaaccaaaatatcaagacaaatcaacaagccagtgaggccgcacgcccgcaggcggcagacctTGCCAACTTcgaggactactgtcggggggataaccccggggtaggctcatcaagcctgttccttcatttccagcccaatggacatgaacgcatgaagattcccaaggcccaagtcttctaaccggctaggcatcacctgccggctggaagacgaggtggccacctttctggccggccaggcaacccctgccggcaagAATCCTGgtggcctccccttcagagccggcctggtcccgccagccagaCTGAGGAGGAGCCGGCCACACCCTAGTCGTCTGACCAGGCAGGCTAGCCGGCCtctcgattaaaggtagctacgcgtcagcaaaggtacaggatcaggccgcccagcaggtacgagcgtcggcggccataccgctgacctaccccggctctgatt
This window encodes:
- the LOC123429729 gene encoding protein PELPK2-like translates to MASRNTALVFLLALLLSCVAMSGAARNLQEQEMAPPTMEEEPSSAPHLTVPGLPDYELPPMPKFELPPFPEMHLPPFPGTPWKPAARTPTLTGFFFPQPEPEANP